One genomic segment of Ancylobacter sp. IITR112 includes these proteins:
- the frr gene encoding ribosome recycling factor: MSTGPIDIADIKRRMTGAISVLKTELSGLRTGRASASLLEPIQVDAYGSHMPLNQVASVNVPEPRLLSVQVWDRGMVAAVEKAIRESNLGLNPQTEGQVLRVRIPELTQDRRQELVKVAHKYAEAARVSVRHVRRDGLDIIKKAEKDGEMSSDDLDRLADQVQKATDQFIAEIDQVVAAKEKEILAV, from the coding sequence ATGAGCACTGGTCCGATCGACATTGCCGATATCAAGCGCCGCATGACCGGCGCGATCTCCGTTCTCAAGACCGAGCTTTCAGGCCTGCGCACCGGCCGGGCGTCGGCTAGCCTGCTGGAGCCGATCCAGGTGGACGCCTATGGCAGCCACATGCCGCTCAACCAGGTCGCCTCGGTCAATGTGCCGGAGCCGCGCCTGCTGTCGGTGCAGGTGTGGGACAGGGGCATGGTGGCGGCGGTCGAGAAGGCCATCCGAGAGTCCAATCTCGGCCTCAACCCGCAGACCGAGGGCCAGGTGCTGCGGGTGCGCATCCCCGAACTGACTCAGGATCGCCGCCAGGAACTGGTCAAGGTCGCGCATAAATATGCCGAAGCCGCGCGCGTGTCGGTCCGTCATGTGCGCCGCGACGGGCTCGATATCATCAAGAAGGCGGAAAAGGATGGCGAGATGAGCTCGGACGACCTGGACCGTCTCGCCGATCAGGTCCAGAAGGCGACGGATCAGTTTATTGCCGAGATCGACCAGGTCGTGGCCGCGAAGGAAAAGGAAATCCTCGCGGTTTGA
- a CDS encoding aspartate aminotransferase family protein, with translation MQGGASEGDVNTSPLRAAWSASLDAPTRDLLEADADVFLHQSLSSPCLDVVVQAEGSMLVTHSGRRLFDFHGNSVHQLGHGHPAVVAAIKAQLDSLPFCPRRFTCQEAVRFAQKLADLAPEPLGKVLLAPSGSAAIGMALKLARYATGRHKTLSMWDAFHGANLDAISVGGEALFRKDVGPLLPGAEHVPPPGMARRFFGDDDGAVDRLADYIDYVLEVQGDVAALIAEPVRWTTVEPPPAGFWAKVKSSCARHGTLLVFDEIPSALARCGSFYVFEQMGCVPDMVALGKGLGGGIVPQAALVVRRDLDIAGQVALGHYTHEKSPLGSAAGLAAIQVIEDQDLCARARHLGAAGRARLDALAAARPEIREVRHIGAFFGVELRDHAGLPASMRADRILYAALERGLSFKVGGGKVLTLCPPLIITDAEFDRALDILEAAFVAVEG, from the coding sequence ATGCAAGGCGGTGCCAGCGAAGGCGACGTCAATACTTCTCCCCTGCGCGCCGCCTGGAGCGCCAGCCTCGACGCGCCGACGCGAGACCTCTTGGAGGCGGATGCGGATGTGTTCCTGCATCAGTCTCTTTCCTCGCCCTGCCTCGACGTGGTCGTTCAAGCCGAAGGCTCCATGCTTGTGACCCACTCCGGCCGCCGCCTGTTCGACTTCCACGGCAACAGCGTGCACCAGCTGGGTCACGGTCATCCCGCCGTGGTGGCGGCCATCAAGGCGCAGTTGGACAGCTTGCCCTTCTGCCCCCGGCGCTTCACCTGCCAGGAGGCGGTGCGTTTTGCCCAGAAGCTCGCGGACCTTGCGCCCGAACCGCTGGGCAAGGTCCTGCTGGCTCCGTCCGGCTCTGCCGCCATCGGCATGGCACTGAAGCTGGCGCGCTATGCCACCGGCCGGCACAAGACCCTGTCCATGTGGGACGCCTTTCACGGCGCTAATCTCGATGCCATTTCGGTCGGCGGCGAGGCGCTGTTCCGCAAGGATGTTGGGCCGCTTCTGCCCGGCGCCGAGCATGTGCCGCCGCCCGGCATGGCCCGCCGCTTTTTCGGCGATGATGACGGCGCCGTCGATCGCCTGGCTGACTATATCGACTATGTGCTTGAGGTGCAGGGTGACGTCGCCGCCCTCATCGCCGAGCCGGTGCGCTGGACCACGGTGGAACCGCCTCCGGCCGGTTTCTGGGCCAAGGTGAAGTCGAGCTGCGCCCGCCACGGCACCTTGCTGGTGTTCGACGAGATTCCCTCCGCGCTCGCCCGCTGCGGCAGCTTCTACGTGTTCGAGCAGATGGGCTGCGTGCCGGACATGGTGGCGCTGGGCAAGGGCCTTGGCGGGGGCATCGTGCCTCAGGCGGCGCTTGTAGTGCGGCGGGATCTGGACATTGCCGGGCAGGTGGCGCTCGGCCATTACACCCATGAGAAGAGTCCGCTTGGCAGTGCCGCCGGCCTCGCCGCCATTCAGGTGATCGAGGACCAGGATCTGTGCGCCCGTGCCCGGCATCTCGGCGCGGCGGGGCGGGCCCGCCTCGACGCCCTGGCGGCGGCGCGGCCGGAGATCCGGGAGGTCCGCCATATTGGCGCCTTCTTCGGCGTGGAACTGCGCGACCATGCCGGCCTGCCCGCCAGCATGCGGGCGGACCGCATCCTCTATGCCGCTCTGGAGCGGGGCCTCAGCTTCAAGGTGGGCGGCGGCAAGGTGCTCACCCTCTGCCCGCCCTTGATCATCACGGACGCCGAGTTCGACCGCGCGCTGGACATTCTCGAAGCGGCCTTCGTGGCGGTGGAGGGATAG
- the dnaE gene encoding DNA polymerase III subunit alpha: protein MAQADVGFVHLHVHSSFSLLEGALSIGRLADLAKKDRQPAIALTDTGNLFGALEFSEKMAGAGIQPILGCALAIDFPGAAPRGPAGQERPRMVLLAMNEQGWTNLMELVSRSFLDTASDGAPHIKVDWLEDHHTGLIALTGGPTGPIDRALAAGSADHAEQRLAQLQALFGDRLYVEIQRHGLAEERRVEPALIELAYRLELPLVATNEPFFAAQDDYEAHDALICIAEGRLVAEPDRRQLTPEHRFRTRAEMADLFADLPEALANTVEIAQRCAYRPRTVKPILPRFTLDRDEAEELRLQAQEGLRNRLAVHGPREGLTVKDYEARLAFELGIIERMKFPGYFLIVSDFIKWAKAQGIPVGPGRGSGAGSLVAYSLTITDLDPLRFGLLFERFLNPERVSMPDFDIDFCQERRDEVIRYVQQRYGRDQVAQIITFGTLQARGVLRDVGRVLEMPYGQVDKLCKLVPQNPANPVTLKQAINDEPRLQGESEANPVVKRAFDIATRLEGLNRHASTHAAGIVIGDRPLARLVPLYRDPRSDMPVTQYNMKWVEQAGLVKFDFLGLKTLTVLQTAVRLVSQRGITLDLSTIPLDDKKTYDMLTRGETVGVFQVESAGMRRALVDMKPDRLEDIIALVALYRPGPMANIPVYCAVKNGQEKAAYAHPALEASLKETYGVIIYQEQVMQIAQTLSGYSLGEADLLRRAMGKKIRAEMDKQRERFVDGAVERGVPKAKASEIFDLLAKFADYGFNKSHAAAYALVSYQTAYMKANYPTEFLAASMTLDMGNTDKLAEFRQEAQRLGIEVVPPSVNLSGREFAVRDGRILYALAAIKGVGGHSVDAIVEARGERPFTSLADFASRINAKALNKRTMESLVNAGAFDALEKNRARASAAIDCMLAHAASVGAEVASGQGNMFGGPSVAAELPIPTAAPWLPAEKLQREYDAIGFFLTGHPLDDYGKALDRLRVQRWTDFTRSVRAGSMAGRLAATVVSRQERRTKTGNKMGIVGLSDPSGQFEAVLFSEALAQYRELLEPGKALLLQVSAELQGEDVRARIQTVEPLDQAASKMQKGMRVFLRSPEPLESVATRLGSLSGGRGDGEVSLVLLLGERGDTEVEVKLPGRFSLSPQIAGALKAVPGVEMVEMA from the coding sequence ATGGCGCAGGCTGATGTCGGGTTCGTGCATCTGCATGTCCATTCCTCCTTCTCGCTGCTGGAAGGCGCGCTGAGCATCGGCCGGCTCGCCGATCTCGCCAAGAAGGACCGCCAGCCAGCCATCGCGCTGACCGACACTGGCAATCTGTTCGGCGCGCTGGAATTCTCGGAAAAGATGGCCGGCGCCGGCATCCAGCCGATTCTCGGCTGCGCGCTGGCGATCGACTTTCCCGGCGCGGCCCCGCGCGGGCCGGCCGGGCAGGAGCGCCCGCGCATGGTCCTGCTCGCCATGAACGAGCAGGGGTGGACGAACCTCATGGAGCTGGTGTCGCGCTCCTTCCTCGACACTGCCTCGGATGGGGCGCCGCACATCAAGGTGGACTGGCTCGAAGATCACCACACTGGCCTGATCGCACTCACTGGCGGTCCCACCGGCCCGATCGACCGCGCCCTGGCGGCGGGCAGCGCGGACCATGCCGAGCAGCGTCTGGCGCAGTTGCAGGCGTTGTTCGGCGACCGGCTCTATGTCGAAATCCAACGCCACGGCCTCGCCGAGGAACGCCGTGTCGAGCCGGCGCTGATAGAACTTGCCTATCGACTGGAACTTCCGCTCGTCGCCACCAACGAGCCCTTCTTCGCGGCGCAGGATGACTATGAGGCCCATGACGCCCTCATCTGCATCGCCGAGGGCCGTCTCGTCGCCGAGCCCGACCGCCGCCAATTGACGCCGGAGCACCGCTTCCGTACCCGCGCGGAAATGGCGGACCTGTTCGCCGATCTGCCGGAAGCCCTTGCGAACACGGTAGAAATCGCCCAGCGCTGTGCCTATCGCCCGCGCACGGTCAAGCCGATCCTGCCGCGCTTCACCCTCGACCGCGACGAGGCGGAGGAGTTGCGGCTGCAGGCGCAGGAGGGGCTGCGCAACCGGCTGGCCGTGCACGGTCCGCGCGAAGGGCTGACCGTCAAGGACTATGAGGCGCGGCTGGCCTTTGAGCTCGGCATCATCGAGCGGATGAAGTTCCCGGGCTACTTTCTCATCGTGTCCGACTTCATCAAATGGGCGAAAGCACAGGGGATTCCGGTCGGACCGGGCCGTGGATCGGGCGCAGGTTCGCTGGTGGCCTATTCGCTCACCATCACCGATCTCGACCCGTTGCGCTTCGGCCTGTTGTTCGAACGCTTCCTCAACCCCGAGCGCGTGTCGATGCCGGATTTCGACATCGACTTCTGCCAGGAACGGCGCGACGAGGTGATCCGCTACGTCCAGCAACGCTATGGCCGCGATCAGGTGGCGCAGATCATCACCTTCGGTACGCTACAGGCGCGCGGCGTGTTGCGCGATGTCGGCCGCGTGCTGGAGATGCCCTACGGCCAGGTCGACAAGCTGTGCAAGCTGGTGCCGCAGAACCCGGCCAACCCGGTCACGCTGAAACAGGCTATCAATGACGAGCCGCGCCTGCAGGGGGAGAGCGAGGCCAACCCGGTGGTCAAGCGCGCCTTCGACATCGCCACCCGGCTCGAAGGGCTCAACCGCCACGCCTCCACCCACGCCGCCGGCATCGTCATCGGCGACCGCCCGCTGGCGCGACTGGTCCCGCTCTACCGAGACCCGCGCTCGGACATGCCCGTCACCCAGTACAATATGAAATGGGTGGAGCAGGCCGGGCTGGTGAAGTTCGACTTTCTCGGCCTCAAAACCCTCACCGTCCTGCAAACTGCCGTCCGCCTGGTTTCCCAGCGGGGAATCACACTCGACCTGTCGACGATTCCGCTCGACGATAAAAAGACTTACGACATGCTGACGCGCGGCGAGACGGTCGGCGTGTTCCAGGTGGAAAGCGCCGGCATGCGGCGGGCGCTGGTCGACATGAAGCCGGACCGGCTGGAGGACATCATCGCCCTCGTCGCCCTGTACCGGCCGGGTCCGATGGCCAATATCCCGGTCTATTGCGCGGTCAAGAACGGTCAGGAAAAGGCGGCCTATGCGCATCCTGCGCTGGAAGCCAGCCTCAAGGAGACCTACGGCGTCATCATCTACCAGGAACAGGTGATGCAGATCGCGCAGACGCTCTCCGGCTATTCGCTGGGCGAAGCCGATCTTCTGCGCCGGGCCATGGGCAAGAAGATCCGCGCCGAGATGGACAAGCAGCGCGAGCGTTTCGTCGATGGCGCGGTGGAGCGCGGCGTGCCGAAGGCCAAGGCGTCGGAAATCTTCGACCTGCTCGCCAAATTCGCCGATTACGGCTTCAACAAGAGCCACGCGGCAGCCTATGCGCTGGTGTCCTACCAGACCGCCTATATGAAGGCGAATTACCCGACCGAATTCCTCGCGGCGTCGATGACGCTGGATATGGGCAATACCGACAAGCTGGCGGAATTCCGCCAGGAGGCGCAGCGGCTCGGGATCGAGGTGGTGCCGCCGTCGGTAAACCTCTCGGGGCGCGAATTCGCGGTGAGGGATGGCCGCATCCTCTATGCTCTCGCGGCCATTAAGGGCGTGGGGGGGCATTCGGTCGACGCCATCGTCGAGGCGCGGGGCGAGCGCCCCTTCACCAGCCTCGCCGACTTCGCCTCGCGCATCAACGCCAAGGCGCTGAACAAGCGGACGATGGAAAGCCTGGTCAATGCCGGGGCTTTCGATGCGCTGGAGAAAAACCGTGCCCGCGCCTCGGCGGCGATCGACTGCATGCTCGCCCATGCGGCATCGGTCGGGGCCGAGGTGGCGTCGGGGCAGGGCAATATGTTCGGCGGGCCGTCGGTCGCGGCGGAACTGCCGATTCCCACTGCGGCGCCCTGGCTGCCGGCGGAGAAGCTGCAGCGGGAATATGACGCCATCGGCTTCTTCCTTACCGGGCATCCGCTGGACGATTATGGCAAGGCGCTGGACCGGCTGCGGGTGCAGCGTTGGACCGACTTCACCCGTTCAGTGCGGGCCGGCTCCATGGCCGGACGGCTTGCCGCCACAGTGGTGAGCCGCCAGGAGCGCCGCACCAAGACCGGCAACAAGATGGGCATCGTCGGATTGTCGGACCCTTCCGGCCAGTTCGAGGCGGTGCTGTTCTCCGAAGCCCTGGCGCAGTACCGGGAACTTCTGGAGCCGGGCAAGGCCCTGCTGCTGCAGGTGTCGGCGGAACTGCAGGGCGAGGATGTGCGCGCGCGTATCCAGACCGTGGAGCCGCTCGATCAAGCGGCGTCGAAAATGCAGAAGGGCATGCGCGTGTTCCTGCGCTCGCCCGAGCCGCTGGAAAGCGTCGCCACCCGGCTCGGCTCGCTCAGTGGTGGGCGGGGCGACGGCGAGGTGTCGCTGGTGCTGCTGCTGGGCGAGCGCGGCGACACCGAAGTCGAGGTGAAACTGCCCGGCCGTTTCAGTCTTTCCCCGCAAATTGCCGGCGCACTGAAGGCAGTACCGGGCGTCGAGATGGTTGAGATGGCCTAG
- a CDS encoding sulfotransferase family protein has protein sequence MHRSGTSALTRTVNLLGAATPQTLMGATSNNLRGHWESKPIVELNDEILAACGHRWYSRQPISVSPVDVVRSKGMWQRLRETLESEFGDASTVVLKDPRISRLVPLYRQVLDEAGYAVEAVLTLRNPLEVAQSLARRDGMEPRRALGVWMRYTLDAEHGTRGMPRALVVYEELLADWRATTSRMKRQLGGYWPEVSPQAAAAIDEFLSPELRHHTIDLPGGGIGRAAIAGLLYRDMARTLSAQPSAAPGAVAAALSKLILLTGRSTSGRVVPSPAG, from the coding sequence ATGCACCGCAGCGGCACGTCGGCGCTGACGCGGACCGTCAACCTTTTGGGCGCCGCGACGCCGCAGACGCTGATGGGCGCCACCTCGAACAATCTGCGCGGCCACTGGGAGTCGAAGCCGATCGTCGAATTGAACGATGAAATTCTCGCCGCGTGCGGTCACCGTTGGTATTCACGTCAGCCGATCTCTGTTTCGCCGGTCGATGTGGTGCGCTCCAAGGGCATGTGGCAGCGTCTGCGCGAGACGCTTGAGAGCGAGTTTGGCGACGCTTCCACCGTGGTGTTGAAGGACCCGCGCATCAGTCGCCTGGTGCCGCTGTATCGGCAGGTTCTCGACGAGGCCGGCTATGCAGTGGAAGCGGTGCTCACCTTGCGCAATCCGCTGGAGGTCGCGCAGTCGCTGGCGCGCCGTGACGGCATGGAGCCGCGCCGGGCGCTCGGCGTGTGGATGCGCTACACGCTGGATGCCGAGCACGGCACGCGCGGCATGCCTCGGGCGCTTGTGGTGTATGAGGAATTGCTGGCGGATTGGCGCGCCACGACCAGCCGCATGAAGCGTCAGCTTGGCGGATATTGGCCTGAGGTGTCGCCGCAGGCGGCCGCAGCCATTGACGAATTCCTCTCCCCTGAACTGCGCCACCATACGATCGACCTCCCCGGAGGTGGTATTGGCCGCGCGGCGATCGCCGGGTTGCTCTACCGCGACATGGCGCGCACACTCTCGGCGCAGCCATCGGCAGCTCCTGGGGCGGTTGCCGCAGCGCTCTCGAAGCTCATCCTTCTTACCGGTCGTTCGACCAGTGGGCGGGTCGTGCCATCCCCCGCGGGATGA
- the pyrH gene encoding UMP kinase, producing MSIPEPHGALFERVLVKVSGEALMGNEAFGLHWPTIERIAQDLVEARATGTEIAVVVGGGNILRGASVAGQGLDRATADHMGMLATVMNALALEKAVEKAGVPARTLSAIPMPTICEPYARQTASRHLGRGRVVLLAGGTGNPYFTTDTGAVLRAAELECDAVMKATNVDGVYTADPKHDPSARRYDRLTHDEALAKDLKVMDAAAFALARESKLPIVVFSIREPGAIAAAIRGEGRSTTVAP from the coding sequence ATGTCGATCCCCGAGCCGCACGGCGCTCTTTTCGAGCGCGTCCTGGTCAAGGTGTCCGGTGAGGCGCTGATGGGGAACGAAGCCTTCGGGCTGCACTGGCCGACCATCGAACGCATCGCCCAGGATCTCGTGGAGGCCCGCGCCACCGGGACCGAGATCGCCGTCGTCGTCGGCGGCGGCAACATTCTGCGCGGCGCCAGCGTCGCCGGGCAGGGACTTGACCGCGCCACGGCCGATCACATGGGCATGCTGGCCACGGTCATGAACGCACTGGCGCTGGAGAAGGCTGTGGAGAAGGCTGGCGTTCCCGCCCGCACCCTCTCCGCGATCCCGATGCCGACCATCTGCGAACCCTATGCCCGCCAGACCGCTTCGCGCCATCTCGGACGCGGGCGCGTGGTGCTGCTGGCCGGCGGCACCGGCAACCCCTATTTCACCACCGACACCGGCGCTGTGCTGCGCGCTGCCGAACTGGAATGCGACGCGGTGATGAAGGCGACGAATGTCGACGGCGTCTATACTGCCGATCCCAAGCATGATCCTTCCGCCCGGCGCTATGATCGTCTCACCCATGACGAGGCGCTGGCCAAAGATCTGAAGGTGATGGACGCTGCCGCCTTCGCGCTGGCACGGGAATCGAAGCTGCCGATCGTCGTGTTCTCGATCCGTGAGCCGGGGGCGATCGCTGCCGCCATTCGCGGGGAGGGGCGTTCGACGACGGTAGCGCCGTAG
- a CDS encoding 30S ribosomal protein S2, whose product MALPDFTMRQLLEAGVHFGHQSHRWNPKMAPFIFGTRNNIHILDLAQTVPALHRALQAVSDTVARGGRVLFVGTKRQAADAVADAAKRSAQYYVNSRWLGGMLTNWKTISHSIARLKKLEELLAAGEGVGYTKKERLTLQREKEKLDRALGGIRDMGGIPDLLFVIDTNKEDLAVAEARRLGIPVAAILDTNCDPDGIAFPVPGNDDAGRAINLYCDLVARAAIDGIGRSHGDLGIDVGAAEAPLVEDLPAESAWTSLEALSGPRGIADDLKKLTGVSPAIEKQLTDLGIFHFWQIAGLNADDAHRLGEEVGLPGRVDGWVAQAKELTAEVE is encoded by the coding sequence ATGGCGCTTCCTGACTTCACCATGCGCCAGCTCCTGGAAGCTGGCGTGCACTTCGGGCATCAGTCCCACCGCTGGAACCCGAAGATGGCTCCGTTCATCTTCGGCACCCGCAACAACATCCACATTCTCGACCTGGCCCAGACCGTGCCGGCGCTTCACCGCGCCCTGCAGGCGGTGTCCGACACCGTGGCCCGTGGCGGTCGCGTTCTGTTCGTCGGCACCAAGCGCCAGGCGGCCGATGCCGTGGCGGATGCCGCCAAGCGCTCGGCGCAGTATTATGTGAACTCCCGCTGGCTCGGCGGCATGCTGACCAACTGGAAGACCATTTCCCACTCCATCGCTCGCCTGAAGAAGCTCGAAGAGCTGCTCGCGGCCGGCGAGGGTGTCGGCTACACCAAGAAGGAGCGCCTGACGCTCCAGCGCGAGAAGGAAAAGCTCGATCGCGCGCTTGGCGGTATCCGTGACATGGGCGGCATTCCCGACCTGCTGTTCGTGATCGACACCAACAAGGAAGACCTCGCCGTCGCCGAGGCCCGCCGCCTCGGCATTCCGGTCGCGGCCATCCTCGACACCAATTGCGATCCGGACGGCATCGCCTTCCCGGTTCCCGGCAATGACGACGCCGGCCGCGCCATCAACCTCTATTGCGACCTGGTCGCCCGCGCCGCCATTGACGGCATCGGCCGCTCGCATGGTGATCTCGGCATCGACGTCGGCGCGGCCGAGGCCCCGCTGGTCGAAGACCTTCCGGCGGAGAGCGCCTGGACCAGCCTCGAAGCCCTCTCGGGCCCGCGCGGCATCGCCGATGACCTGAAGAAGCTCACCGGCGTGTCCCCGGCGATCGAGAAGCAGCTCACCGACCTTGGCATCTTCCACTTCTGGCAGATCGCCGGCCTCAATGCCGATGACGCTCACCGTCTCGGCGAAGAGGTGGGGCTGCCGGGCCGTGTCGATGGCTGGGTGGCGCAGGCCAAGGAGCTGACCGCCGAGGTCGAGTGA
- the tsf gene encoding translation elongation factor Ts: MANITAGMVKELREKTGAGMMDCKAALTEVDGDIEAAIDWLRKKGLAKAAKKAGRVAAEGLIGLAVSGTTGVVVEVNSETDFVARNDQFQQLVRDIATVALSAEDDVEAVKAAAYPAGGTVAEAINNAVATIGEHMNLRRSKKLAVSAGAIGSYVHGSVGEGLGKIGVLVALESEGKADELAALGRQIAMHVAAANPQALDAAGIDADVIAREKGVLAEKAKASGKPDNVVEKIVESGLKTFYKEVTLVEQAFIHDPSKTVAQAVKESEGKVGAPIKLVGFVRFGLGEGVEKQESDFAAEVAAAAGV; encoded by the coding sequence ATGGCCAACATCACCGCGGGCATGGTGAAGGAGCTGCGCGAGAAGACCGGCGCCGGCATGATGGACTGCAAGGCCGCGCTGACCGAGGTGGATGGCGACATCGAAGCCGCCATCGACTGGCTGCGCAAGAAGGGTCTCGCCAAGGCGGCCAAGAAGGCCGGGCGCGTCGCCGCCGAGGGCCTGATCGGCCTCGCCGTGTCGGGCACCACCGGTGTCGTCGTCGAAGTCAATTCCGAAACCGACTTCGTGGCGCGCAACGACCAGTTCCAGCAGCTCGTGCGCGACATCGCCACCGTCGCGCTGAGTGCGGAGGACGATGTCGAGGCGGTGAAGGCGGCGGCTTATCCGGCCGGCGGCACCGTCGCCGAGGCGATCAACAACGCGGTCGCCACCATCGGCGAGCACATGAATCTGCGCCGCTCCAAGAAGCTGGCGGTGTCGGCTGGCGCCATCGGCTCCTATGTCCATGGTTCGGTGGGCGAAGGCCTCGGCAAGATCGGCGTGCTGGTCGCGCTGGAGTCCGAAGGCAAGGCGGATGAGCTCGCCGCGCTCGGTCGCCAGATCGCCATGCATGTCGCGGCGGCCAACCCGCAGGCGCTCGATGCCGCCGGGATCGACGCTGACGTGATTGCCCGCGAGAAGGGCGTGCTCGCCGAGAAGGCCAAGGCCTCCGGCAAGCCCGACAACGTGGTCGAGAAGATTGTCGAGAGCGGCCTGAAGACCTTCTACAAGGAAGTAACGCTGGTCGAGCAGGCCTTCATCCACGATCCGTCCAAGACGGTCGCCCAGGCGGTGAAGGAGAGCGAAGGCAAGGTCGGCGCGCCGATCAAGCTGGTCGGCTTCGTCCGCTTCGGCCTCGGTGAGGGCGTCGAGAAGCAGGAAAGCGACTTCGCCGCCGAAGTCGCCGCCGCTGCCGGCGTCTGA